One Prosthecobacter vanneervenii genomic window carries:
- a CDS encoding dihydroneopterin aldolase — protein sequence MLSPDEIRISALRLTTFIGVPEEERAASQVLEADITLRVARRFEEMKDDIAATIDYAAVALRMRELAGARPRRLIETLAAEMAACALEEFGAAGVSIELRKHILPGTDHVAVRLTRGE from the coding sequence ATGCTTTCTCCTGACGAAATCCGCATCTCCGCCCTGCGCCTGACCACCTTCATCGGTGTGCCGGAGGAGGAGCGTGCCGCCAGCCAGGTGCTGGAGGCGGACATCACCCTGCGGGTGGCGCGGCGGTTTGAGGAGATGAAGGACGACATCGCTGCCACGATCGACTACGCCGCCGTAGCGCTGCGCATGCGGGAGCTGGCAGGGGCCCGGCCCCGCAGGCTGATCGAGACGCTGGCCGCCGAGATGGCCGCGTGCGCGCTGGAGGAGTTTGGCGCGGCGGGGGTCAGCATCGAGCTGCGCAAGCACATCCTGCCCGGCACCGACCACGTGGCCGTGCGCCTGACGCGCGGCGAGTGA
- a CDS encoding peptidylprolyl isomerase: protein MDRHVKPLLLTCLLALGCHSALHAQTLNAPQSLRDGIRPAEAKAKDEKDMVAAAPAAAPSTTQEVDKLAEEAQKSLFQSVDKSSSGSAPTTTTFSGPLRLPAQRLEDPSLWAKDSVHKLAVMEVALGGSKETVMIELFPNDAPQTVNNFIDKCDSGFYKGLAFHRAIEGFIVQTGDPLTSDESARTKWGTGGEDKTLPAEIKLPHRIGAVAMARRSDKVNPERRSNGSQFYITLGNYKALEGNYTVFGQVVSGLETIKRISLMPVDANDCPVARIEIKSIKVVNQKGPMQLPTMTAQEGARYVKPDAARSMVGRIFRHIW from the coding sequence ATGGATCGTCACGTAAAGCCCCTGCTTCTGACCTGCCTTCTGGCTCTGGGTTGCCACTCCGCACTCCACGCCCAGACCCTGAACGCCCCCCAGTCCCTGCGCGACGGCATCCGCCCTGCGGAGGCTAAGGCCAAGGATGAAAAGGACATGGTGGCCGCGGCTCCTGCTGCCGCGCCCTCCACCACGCAGGAGGTGGACAAGCTGGCTGAGGAGGCGCAGAAGTCCCTCTTCCAGTCTGTGGACAAATCCTCCTCAGGCTCAGCCCCCACCACGACCACCTTCTCCGGTCCCCTGCGCCTCCCTGCGCAGCGCCTGGAAGACCCCTCCCTCTGGGCCAAGGATTCGGTGCACAAGCTCGCGGTGATGGAAGTGGCACTGGGCGGCTCCAAGGAGACCGTGATGATCGAGCTCTTTCCCAATGACGCGCCGCAGACGGTGAACAACTTCATCGACAAATGCGACAGCGGCTTCTACAAAGGCTTGGCCTTCCATCGTGCCATCGAGGGCTTCATCGTCCAGACCGGAGACCCGCTGACCTCCGATGAATCCGCCCGCACCAAGTGGGGCACCGGTGGCGAGGACAAGACCCTCCCTGCCGAGATCAAGCTGCCGCACCGCATCGGAGCCGTGGCCATGGCCCGCCGCTCTGACAAGGTCAATCCTGAGCGCCGCTCCAATGGATCGCAGTTCTACATCACCCTCGGCAACTACAAGGCTCTCGAAGGCAATTACACCGTCTTTGGCCAGGTGGTCTCAGGCTTGGAAACCATCAAGCGCATCTCCCTCATGCCGGTGGACGCCAACGACTGCCCGGTGGCCCGCATCGAGATCAAGTCCATCAAGGTGGTGAATCAAAAAGGCCCCATGCAGCTGCCCACCATGACCGCCCAGGAAGGCGCACGCTACGTCAAGCCCGACGCCGCCCGCAGCATGGTTGGCCGCATCTTCCGCCACATCTGGTAA
- the tilS gene encoding tRNA lysidine(34) synthetase TilS, whose product MLAISGGRDSVALLHLLRDAGFTELILCHLNHGLRGKESIDDAAFVRRLAKKLGLKCEIEAEDVAAVAEKKRISTEMAAREARHGFLLRMAEKYDVWVVLLAHHAEDQAETILGNLCRGSGMAGLAGMHTVQRLDSGLHLVRPLLHVRRSEIDAYLKSKRAKFREDSSNTSPKYRRNRLRHEALPLLNDICARDVVPQMLRLATLAEQDDDALQRQAMDFLTAEGRVLEDRSLVISPELLALHPAVSSRVFAFWLREVWELPGVEYEVIDAALSMLAADGPAKINLPEDKHLRRKAKRLWVE is encoded by the coding sequence ATGCTCGCGATTTCTGGCGGGCGAGATTCGGTGGCGCTGCTGCATCTGCTGCGGGACGCCGGGTTTACCGAGCTGATCCTCTGCCACCTGAACCACGGCCTGCGGGGCAAGGAGTCGATCGACGACGCAGCCTTTGTGCGCCGTCTGGCCAAGAAGCTGGGGCTGAAGTGCGAGATCGAGGCCGAGGACGTGGCCGCCGTGGCGGAAAAGAAGCGCATCTCCACCGAGATGGCGGCACGCGAGGCACGGCACGGCTTTCTGCTGCGCATGGCGGAAAAATATGACGTGTGGGTGGTGCTGCTGGCCCATCATGCGGAGGATCAGGCGGAGACGATCCTGGGAAACCTCTGCCGCGGCAGCGGCATGGCGGGGCTGGCGGGCATGCACACGGTGCAGCGGCTGGACTCCGGCCTGCATCTGGTGCGCCCGCTGCTGCACGTGCGGCGCAGCGAGATCGATGCCTACCTCAAGTCCAAGCGCGCCAAGTTCCGCGAGGACTCCAGCAACACCTCGCCCAAATACCGGCGCAACCGACTGCGGCATGAGGCGCTGCCTTTGCTCAATGACATCTGCGCCCGCGATGTGGTGCCGCAGATGCTGCGCCTGGCCACGCTGGCGGAGCAGGATGACGACGCGCTGCAGCGGCAGGCCATGGACTTTCTGACAGCGGAGGGCCGCGTGCTGGAGGACCGCTCCCTGGTCATCTCTCCAGAGCTGCTGGCGCTGCACCCGGCGGTGTCCTCACGCGTGTTTGCCTTCTGGCTGCGCGAGGTGTGGGAGCTGCCAGGCGTCGAGTACGAGGTGATCGATGCCGCGCTGAGCATGCTGGCTGCGGACGGCCCTGCCAAGATCAACCTGCCCGAGGACAAGCACCTGCGCCGCAAGGCCAAGCGGCTGTGGGTGGAGTAG
- the cobA gene encoding uroporphyrinogen-III C-methyltransferase has protein sequence MATKQTTPGICYLVGAGPGDPGLLTLKGKECIEAADVLVYDYLCNPEHLRHAKPGTERIYVGKKAGDHTLKQDEINALIVKLTTEGKTVTRLKGGDPVLFGRGAEEAAELRAAGVKFEIVPGITSAIAGPAYAGIPVTHRSHASQLTIFTGHEDPTKPDTSLDYAKLAQADGTKVFLMGVERIDEITREFIKHGASPDTPMALVRWATHKHQQTLVATLATMAAKVKEVGFKAPAVAVVGDVVTERPELNWFEDRPLFGKKIVVTRTRAQASVLSRQLSQLGADVIEIPTIRIAPVEDQYSFGELVQDCHTYDWIIFTSPNGVDAFFTMFDKLYNDARSIGGARIACIGPGTAEKLKARHLAVDLMPDKKNYVAEGLVKAFKDHQNMENVKVLWVRAAETREVIANELSGMGAIVDECLAYRTVAETEDNLEALARLKEEGADMITFTSASTFEHFLNLKVDLPEGIKIASIGPITSAAIKAHGFKVDVEATENSIPGLVAAVEKYWK, from the coding sequence ATGGCCACCAAGCAAACCACCCCTGGCATCTGTTATCTCGTCGGCGCCGGTCCCGGCGATCCCGGACTTCTCACGCTCAAAGGGAAGGAATGCATCGAGGCCGCCGATGTGCTGGTCTATGACTACCTCTGCAACCCCGAGCACCTGCGCCATGCCAAGCCCGGCACCGAGCGCATCTACGTGGGCAAGAAAGCTGGCGACCACACCCTCAAGCAGGATGAGATCAACGCCCTCATCGTCAAGCTCACCACCGAGGGCAAGACCGTCACGCGCCTGAAGGGCGGCGACCCCGTGCTCTTTGGCCGTGGGGCCGAAGAGGCCGCCGAGCTGCGCGCTGCGGGCGTGAAGTTTGAGATCGTCCCCGGCATCACCTCCGCCATCGCCGGGCCTGCGTATGCCGGCATCCCGGTCACACACCGCTCCCACGCCTCCCAGCTCACCATCTTCACCGGCCACGAAGACCCCACCAAGCCGGACACCTCTCTCGACTACGCCAAGCTGGCGCAGGCAGACGGCACCAAGGTCTTTCTCATGGGCGTGGAACGCATCGACGAGATCACGCGCGAATTCATCAAGCACGGCGCCAGCCCGGACACCCCCATGGCCCTCGTGCGCTGGGCCACGCACAAGCACCAGCAGACGCTCGTGGCCACGCTGGCCACCATGGCCGCCAAGGTCAAGGAAGTCGGCTTCAAAGCACCCGCCGTCGCCGTCGTCGGAGACGTGGTGACCGAGCGCCCTGAGCTGAACTGGTTTGAAGACCGCCCGCTGTTTGGCAAAAAGATCGTCGTCACCCGCACCCGTGCCCAGGCCAGCGTGCTGAGCCGTCAGCTCTCCCAGCTCGGTGCAGACGTCATCGAGATCCCCACCATCCGCATCGCCCCGGTGGAGGACCAGTATTCCTTTGGCGAGCTGGTGCAGGACTGCCACACCTACGACTGGATCATCTTCACCAGCCCGAACGGCGTGGACGCTTTCTTCACCATGTTTGACAAGCTCTACAACGATGCCCGCAGCATCGGTGGGGCGCGCATTGCGTGCATCGGACCCGGCACGGCGGAAAAGCTCAAGGCCCGCCATCTGGCCGTGGACCTCATGCCCGACAAAAAGAACTACGTGGCCGAGGGCCTGGTCAAAGCCTTCAAGGACCACCAGAACATGGAAAACGTGAAGGTGCTGTGGGTGCGTGCTGCGGAGACGCGCGAGGTCATCGCCAACGAACTCAGCGGCATGGGTGCCATCGTGGACGAATGCCTCGCCTACCGCACCGTGGCCGAGACCGAGGACAACCTCGAAGCCCTCGCCCGCCTCAAGGAAGAAGGCGCGGACATGATCACCTTTACCAGCGCCTCCACCTTCGAGCATTTCCTCAATCTCAAGGTCGATCTCCCTGAAGGCATCAAGATCGCCAGCATCGGCCCCATCACCAGCGCCGCCATCAAAGCCCACGGCTTCAAGGTGGACGTGGAAGCCACCGAAAACAGCATCCCCGGGCTGGTGGCAGCGGTGGAGAAGTACTGGAAGTAG
- a CDS encoding MarR family winged helix-turn-helix transcriptional regulator encodes MMPNRRPISKSQYESLAAFRFSLRKFLRFSEEAAGAAGLTPQQHQALLAIKGFPGRDYVTIGELAERLQIKHHSAVGLVDRLVLEKLVQRVASAEDRRCVNIRLTSRGEAVLEELSALHREQLRRIGPELSTLLQGLGQ; translated from the coding sequence ATGATGCCCAACCGCAGACCCATCTCCAAATCGCAGTACGAAAGCCTGGCGGCCTTCCGCTTTTCGCTGCGGAAGTTTTTGCGCTTCAGCGAGGAGGCTGCCGGCGCGGCAGGACTGACACCGCAGCAGCATCAGGCGCTGCTGGCCATCAAGGGGTTTCCAGGGCGGGATTATGTGACGATCGGTGAGCTGGCGGAACGCCTGCAGATCAAGCACCACAGCGCGGTGGGGCTGGTGGACCGGCTGGTGCTGGAAAAGCTGGTGCAGCGTGTGGCCTCCGCCGAGGACCGCCGCTGCGTGAACATCCGCCTCACGAGCCGTGGGGAGGCCGTGCTGGAGGAGCTCTCCGCCCTGCACCGCGAGCAGCTGCGCCGCATCGGGCCGGAGCTGAGCACGCTGCTGCAGGGGCTGGGGCAGTGA